The segment GACCTGCTGTCCGGCGGCGAGAAGCGCCGCGTGGCCCTGTGCCGCCTGCTGCTGTCCAAGCCCGACATGCTGCTGCTGGACGAGCCGACCAACCACTTGGACGCCGAGTCGGTGCACTGGCTGGAGCAGTTCCTGCAGCGCTTCCCCGGCACCGTGGTGGCCATCACCCACGATCGCTACTTCCTGGACAACGCCGCCGAGTGGATCCTGGAACTGGACCGCGGCCACGGCATTCCCTGGAAGGGCAATTACTCCGACTGGCTGGACCAGAAGGAGCGCCGCCTGGAGCAGGAGCAGAAGTCCGAAGACGCCCGCATGAAGGCGATGAAGGAAGAGCTGAAGTGGGTGCGCTCCAATGCCAAGGGCCGCCAGGCCAAGAGCAAGGCGCGTCTGGCCCGCTTCGAGGAGCTGTCCGACGTCGACTACCAGAAGCGCAACGAGACCAACGAGATCGTCATTCCGGTCGGCGAACGCCTCGGCAACACGGTCATCGAGGCGGAAAACCTCACCAAGGCCTATGGCGACCGCGTTCTCATCGAGAACCTCACCTTCAAGCTGCCGCCCGGCGGCATCGTCGGCGTCATCGGGCCGAACGGCGCCGGCAAGACCACGCTGTTCCGCATGATCACCGGCCAGGAGACCCCGGACAGCGGCGAGGTCGTGATCGGCAAGACCGCCAAGCTGGCCTTCGTGGACCAGAGCCGCGCCAGCCTGGACGCCAACAAGACGGTCTGGGAAGACGTCTCGGGCGGCCTGGACAATATCGTGGTCGGCAAGTTCGTGATGCCCAGCCGCGCCTATATCGGCCGCTTCAACTTCAAGGGCAATGACCAGCAGAAGATGGTGGGTCAGCTCTCCGGCGGTGAGCGCGGTCGCCTGCACCTGGCCAAGACCCTGGCCCAGGGCGGCAATGTGCTGATGCTGGACGAACCCTCCAACGACCTGGACGTCGAAACCCTGCGCGCGCTGGAAGAGGCCCTGCTGGAGTTCGGTGGCTCGGCCATGGTGATCTCGCACGACCGCTGGTTCCTGGACCGCATCTGCACCCACATCCTGGCCTATGAGGGCGATGCCAAGTGGGTGTTCTTCGACGGCAACTTCACCGAGTACGAGGCCGACAAGGTCAAGCGCCTCGGCGAGGAAGGCGCCCGTCCCAAGCGCGCGCGCTTCAAGTCCATCAAGTGATGGAAGGCGCCGCCCAGGGCGGCGCCACCCGCAGCGAAAGGGCCCTCAGGGGCCCTTTTTCATTCCCGCAGGCTTTGAGCATCTTTACATTCGCGGCATGGCCGGCTTACGCGTGGGCTTGAACATGACAGCACTTCGATCACACAAGGAGTCTGCGATGTCCAAGTCGATTGCCATGCGCCGTGTTCTGGCTGCCGCCACCCTGCTGGCCGGCCTGAGCCTGGGCGCGGTCCAGGCCATGCCCGGTGGTGGCATGGGCCCGCATCATGGCGGCCCCGGCTTTGGCGGCGGGCCGCGCGCCGAGCACATGCTGGATCTGGTGGATGCCAGCGAGGCCCAGCGCAGCCAGATCCGCCAGATCATGAAGAGCGCCGCCGAGGAGCTCAAGCCGCAGCACGAGAGCCTGCGCCAGCTGCAGCAGCAAAGCCGCAAGCTGCTGGCCGCCCCCAGCATCGATGCTGCCGCCGTGGAGGCCAACCGCCAGCAGGCCCAGGTCCTGCATGAGCAGCTCAGCAAGCGCATGAGCCAGGCCCTGGTGGCGGCGGCCAATGTGCTCACGCCCGAGCAGCGCGCCAAGCTGTCCGAACGCATGGCCCAGCGTGAGGCCCGCATGGCGGAGCGCGCCAAGGAGCACCAGCAGCGTCATGGCGGCCAGGGCCGCTGAGGCCCGCCCAGCACAGCGCGAGACTGGCTTATGCTTGATACCCCTATGTCCGGAGCCCTGGCGGCGGCGCGTCGTGCCGCCGTCCAGCATCCCCAAGCCCTGCGATTGATGAGCACCCGACTGCTTCTTGTTGACGACGATGCCCGGCTTACCGCCATGCTGAGCGACTACCTCAGCGCCGCCGGTTTCGAGGTGGCGGTGGCCGGCAGCCTGGCCCAGGCCCGCCAGGCCCTGGAGGCCAGCCTGCCCGAGCTGCTGGTGCTGGACCTGATGCTGCCCGACGGCGACGGCCTGGACTTCTGCCGCAGCCTGCGTGGCGAGCCCCGCACCCGGCGCCTGCCGGTGCTGATGCTCTCGGCCCGCGGCGAGCCCATGGACCGCATCCTGGGCCTGGAGCTGGGCGCCGACGACTATCTGGCCAAGCCCTTCGAGCCGCGCGAGCTGCAGGCCCGCATCAAGGCCTTGCTGCGTCGCGCCGAGCCCGAGGGCGACTCCGATGATGTGCTGCGTTTCGGCCGCCTGGAGATCGATCTGGCCGCCCGCGTGGCGCGTCTGGACGGCAAGCTCTGCGAGCTGACCAGCCACCAGTTTGATCTGCTGGTGGTGCTGGCCCAGAGCCCGGGCCGGGTGCTGAGCCGTGACCAGATCATGGACGCGCTCAAGGGCCATCCCCTGGACGCCTTCGACCGCTCCATCGATGTGCACATCTCGCGCATCCGCGCGGTGATCGAGGACGATCCCAAGAACCCCCGTCGCGTGCTGACGGTGCGCGGCGTGGGCTACGTGTTCGCCCGCAAGCAGGACGCCGAGGGCGGCGCCTCTTGAAGTCCCTCTATCTCCGCATCTACCTGACCCTGGTCGCCCTGCTGCTGGCCTTTGCCTTCGGCTCGGCCTGGCTGTTCCAGCGCCAGATGGAAGAGGAGCGCGGCGGCTTCGAGGCCGCCGCCGTGGAACGCCTGACCGCCACCGCGGTGCTTATCCACCGGGCCCTGCCGCCGGTGGAGGCGCCGCGCGAGCAGCAGGCCGAGTCCCTGCGCGACTGGGGCCAGCGCCTGCGCATGGCCATCGCGCTGAATGATCCGCAGGGCCGGCGCATCGCCGTGTCCGAGCAGTTCGAGCGCCGCGAAGGCGAGCCCGGCGTGCGCCGCCTGGATGTGGCGCTGGAGGACGGGCGCAGCCTGACCCTGCTGCGCGGCCTGCGTTTCCAGCGCGGCATGGCGGGCGGTCCGGTGGGGCCGGGTGGCCCCGGCGCGGGGGAGGGCGGACGTGGTCCCGGCCCGGGCCTCGGCCCCATGGGTGAGCCGCGCCTGCGCCCGCCCGGCGATTCGCCCTGGCCCATGTGGGGGCCGTTCGGCGCGCTGCGCCCGCCCAGCGGCGAAGCCCTGGTGATCTTTCTGGTGCTGCTTTTCCTGGGTGTGGCGGCCGGTGCCTATCCGGTGGTGCGGCGCCTGACCCGGCGCCTGGAAAGCCTGCAGCGCGGCGTGGAACAGTTCGGCGCCGGCAATCTGGGCTTTCGCGTGCGCGACGAGGGCCGCGACGAAGTGGCCAAGGTGGCCGCCAGCTTCAACCGGGCGGCCGACCAGGTCGAGGCCCTGCTGCGCTCGCACCAGAGCCTGCTGGCCAATGCCAGCCATGAGCTGCGCTCGCCGCTGGCGCGGCTGAAGATGGCCTTCTCCATGCTGGACAGCGCCACCCCGGCTCAGCGTGCGCGCCTGCAGCAGGAGATCGACACCAATATCGCCGAGCTGGACGCTCTGGTCGAGGAGGTGCTGCTGGCCAGCCGTCTGGAAGCCGGCCAGCAGGCCCAGGCGCCCGAGCGGGTGGACCTGCTGGGCCTGGCGGTGGAGGAGTCGGTGCGCACCGGCGCCGAGGTCGCGCCCGAGGAGGGCGTGGGCGACTTCCAGGTGATGGGCGAGGAGCGTCTGCTGCGCCGTGCCCTGCGCAATCTGCTGGAGAACGCGCGCCGCTACGGCGGTGGCGCCCAGGTGCTGCTGGAGCTGCGCCGTCGCGGTGCCCAACTGGAGCTGCGGGTGAATGACCGCGGTCCGGGTGTGCCGCTGGAGATGCGCGAGCGCATCTTCGAGCCCTTCTTTCGCCTGCCCGGCCATGCCGAGCAGGCCGGCGGTGTGGGCCTGGGGCTGTCCCTGGTCAGGCAGATTGCCGCCCGTCATCAGGGCAGCGTGCGCTGCGAGACCCGCGAGGGTGGCGGCAGCTGCTTTGTGCTGAGCCTGCCCGGCGCCGGCAGCCGCTGAAGTCTCAGGCGCCGGTGTGCGCCTCGGCCCGCAAGGCCTTCTGCACCATCTGCTGCACGGCCACCAGGCCGAAGGCGGCCAGCACCAGACCGGCCGCGGCCGCGGCCCAGAAGCCGCGCGCACCGGCCAGCGGGGGCCAAGGCTCGGCAAAAGCCAGCCAGTAGCCGCCGCCCATGCCCACGCCCCAGATGGCCAGGGCATAGACCACCATGGGTGCCACGGTCACATGGTGGGCCCGCAGCACCGAGGCCGCGATGGCCTGGGCCGCATCGCCCAGATGGAAGATCCAGACCCAGAGCAGCAGGGGCGCGGCGGCGGCCAGGATGGCCGCGTCCGTGGTGTAGAGCGCCAGCACCGGCCCGCGCAGCAGGAAGATGGCGCCGCCCAGCAGCAGGGCGCAGCCCAGGGCGAACTCCAGGCCGTGCCAGCCCAGGCGTTCGGCCGCGCGCGGGTCACCCGCGCCAATGCGCTGTCCCACCAGGGCGCCGGTGGCATTGCCCAGGGCCATGGGCAGCATGAACATCATGGCCACCAGATTGGCCGCCAGCTGGTGGCCCGCCACCGGCGTGGCGCCCAGGCGCGAGATGAAGAGGGCCATGAAGGTGAAGCCCGTCACCTCGATCACGATGGCCCCGCCCATGGGCAGGCCCAGGCGCAGCAGCTGGCGGATCATGGGCCAGCGCGGCGCATGCAGGCCGCCCTGCTGCAGGCCGAAGGGCTGGTAGTGCGGGTCGCGCCGCAGCAGCACAAAGCCCGCCACGAGCTGGCCCCAGACCACCAGGGCGGTGGACAGCGCACCGCCCGGCGCGCCCAGGCCCTGCCAGCCGCCCAGGCTCTCATGGCCGTGGATCAGCAGGGCCGAGAGCGGCAGCTTGAGCAGCAGGCCGGCCAGCTGCAGGCCCATCACGGCCTTGGGCCGGGAGACCGCGGTGTTGAAACCGCGGTAGACGGTGAAGAGCATGGCCGCCGGCAGGGCCAGGCCCAGCAGCTGCAGATGGCGGCGGATGATGGCCTCCACCGCCGGCTCCGGTTGGGCCAGGGCCAGCAGCGGGTCGGGCCAGAGCAGCAGCAGCTCGCCCAGCAGGGTCAGGCCCAGGGCCAGCCACACGGCCTGGTGCAGGCTCTCGCCCACGCCGGCCAGGTCGCGCGCGCCGAAGCGCTGGGCCGCGTAGGGCGAGATGGCCAGCACCACGCCCATCAGGCCCACGAAGACGCTGGTGTACATGGCATTGCCCACGGCCAGGGCCGCCAGGTCCAGGGCGCCGTAGCGGGCCACCAGCACGGTGTCGATGGTGGAGTACATCAGCACCGCCAGCTGGCCGATGAAGACCGGCCAGGCCAGGGGCAGGATCTGGGCGTAGCCGTGCAGGCGCGTCGCGCCCAGCCAGCGCCTCATCGGGGCTCCGTGTGGGGGGCGGTGCCGGTGCCGCTTTCCAGGGCGCGTTCGGCATAGCGGTTGAAGCGCCAGGCCGTGCCGTCCAGGGTGATGCGGCGCCAAGTCTGGCGCTTTTCGGCCGGCGTGAGCACGGGCCAGTTCTGCACCTCGTCAAAAGTGCGGCCGCAGCCCTTGCAAAGCTCGTCGCCCTGGCTGGTAGAGCAGATGGCGATGCAGGGCGCATCGGGCGTGCTGGCATACCAGTCCAGCCAGGCGGCCTTGGCACGCTCGGGCATGCCTTCTTCCTCGCACTCGTTCTCGCGGTAATAGACCATCAGCGCATAGACCTCGGCCAGGGCGCGCACCTCAGCGCAGGCGCTGATGCCGTCGGGCGAGGGGCGGCGCTCGCGCCACCAGTTGATGGCGCTTTCGATATCGGTGATGTGGATGCCGGCCATGAGGCGCTTCCTCAGTAGGCCAGGCCCATGGCGGCGCGCACCTCGCGCAGGGTCTTGCGCGCCACGGCGCGGGCGCGCTCGGCGCCCACCTCCACGATCCAGTGCACCTGCTTGGGGTTGGCCAGGTACTGGTCGGCGCGTTCGCGCCACTGGGCCTGCTGGCGCTGCACGCCCTCGATCAGGGGCTGCTTGCAGTCCAGGCAGCCGATGCCGGCGGCGCGGCAGCCCTGGGCGGCCCAGTCCAGGGTGGCCGCGTCGCTGTAGAGCTCGTGCAGGG is part of the Shinella sp. XGS7 genome and harbors:
- the ettA gene encoding energy-dependent translational throttle protein EttA → MMAQYVFSMNRVNKTVPPKRHILKDISLSFFPGAKIGVLGLNGSGKSTILKIMAGVDKEFEGEAVAMPGIKIGYLEQEPKLDPNQTVREAVEEGIGGVLAAKKRLDEVYAAYAEPDADFDALAAEQGELEAIIAAAGSENTDLQLELAADALNLPPWDAKIDLLSGGEKRRVALCRLLLSKPDMLLLDEPTNHLDAESVHWLEQFLQRFPGTVVAITHDRYFLDNAAEWILELDRGHGIPWKGNYSDWLDQKERRLEQEQKSEDARMKAMKEELKWVRSNAKGRQAKSKARLARFEELSDVDYQKRNETNEIVIPVGERLGNTVIEAENLTKAYGDRVLIENLTFKLPPGGIVGVIGPNGAGKTTLFRMITGQETPDSGEVVIGKTAKLAFVDQSRASLDANKTVWEDVSGGLDNIVVGKFVMPSRAYIGRFNFKGNDQQKMVGQLSGGERGRLHLAKTLAQGGNVLMLDEPSNDLDVETLRALEEALLEFGGSAMVISHDRWFLDRICTHILAYEGDAKWVFFDGNFTEYEADKVKRLGEEGARPKRARFKSIK
- a CDS encoding Spy/CpxP family protein refolding chaperone — translated: MSKSIAMRRVLAAATLLAGLSLGAVQAMPGGGMGPHHGGPGFGGGPRAEHMLDLVDASEAQRSQIRQIMKSAAEELKPQHESLRQLQQQSRKLLAAPSIDAAAVEANRQQAQVLHEQLSKRMSQALVAAANVLTPEQRAKLSERMAQREARMAERAKEHQQRHGGQGR
- a CDS encoding response regulator, which gives rise to MSTRLLLVDDDARLTAMLSDYLSAAGFEVAVAGSLAQARQALEASLPELLVLDLMLPDGDGLDFCRSLRGEPRTRRLPVLMLSARGEPMDRILGLELGADDYLAKPFEPRELQARIKALLRRAEPEGDSDDVLRFGRLEIDLAARVARLDGKLCELTSHQFDLLVVLAQSPGRVLSRDQIMDALKGHPLDAFDRSIDVHISRIRAVIEDDPKNPRRVLTVRGVGYVFARKQDAEGGAS
- a CDS encoding HAMP domain-containing sensor histidine kinase; the encoded protein is MKSLYLRIYLTLVALLLAFAFGSAWLFQRQMEEERGGFEAAAVERLTATAVLIHRALPPVEAPREQQAESLRDWGQRLRMAIALNDPQGRRIAVSEQFERREGEPGVRRLDVALEDGRSLTLLRGLRFQRGMAGGPVGPGGPGAGEGGRGPGPGLGPMGEPRLRPPGDSPWPMWGPFGALRPPSGEALVIFLVLLFLGVAAGAYPVVRRLTRRLESLQRGVEQFGAGNLGFRVRDEGRDEVAKVAASFNRAADQVEALLRSHQSLLANASHELRSPLARLKMAFSMLDSATPAQRARLQQEIDTNIAELDALVEEVLLASRLEAGQQAQAPERVDLLGLAVEESVRTGAEVAPEEGVGDFQVMGEERLLRRALRNLLENARRYGGGAQVLLELRRRGAQLELRVNDRGPGVPLEMRERIFEPFFRLPGHAEQAGGVGLGLSLVRQIAARHQGSVRCETREGGGSCFVLSLPGAGSR
- a CDS encoding MATE family efflux transporter; the encoded protein is MRRWLGATRLHGYAQILPLAWPVFIGQLAVLMYSTIDTVLVARYGALDLAALAVGNAMYTSVFVGLMGVVLAISPYAAQRFGARDLAGVGESLHQAVWLALGLTLLGELLLLWPDPLLALAQPEPAVEAIIRRHLQLLGLALPAAMLFTVYRGFNTAVSRPKAVMGLQLAGLLLKLPLSALLIHGHESLGGWQGLGAPGGALSTALVVWGQLVAGFVLLRRDPHYQPFGLQQGGLHAPRWPMIRQLLRLGLPMGGAIVIEVTGFTFMALFISRLGATPVAGHQLAANLVAMMFMLPMALGNATGALVGQRIGAGDPRAAERLGWHGLEFALGCALLLGGAIFLLRGPVLALYTTDAAILAAAAPLLLWVWIFHLGDAAQAIAASVLRAHHVTVAPMVVYALAIWGVGMGGGYWLAFAEPWPPLAGARGFWAAAAAGLVLAAFGLVAVQQMVQKALRAEAHTGA
- a CDS encoding DUF3717 domain-containing protein, with product MAGIHITDIESAINWWRERRPSPDGISACAEVRALAEVYALMVYYRENECEEEGMPERAKAAWLDWYASTPDAPCIAICSTSQGDELCKGCGRTFDEVQNWPVLTPAEKRQTWRRITLDGTAWRFNRYAERALESGTGTAPHTEPR